Proteins from one Elgaria multicarinata webbii isolate HBS135686 ecotype San Diego chromosome 3, rElgMul1.1.pri, whole genome shotgun sequence genomic window:
- the NACA gene encoding nascent polypeptide-associated complex subunit alpha isoform X10 produces MPPVKPASPSAPVSNPVVPPVAPTGPPIKPASPSAPASGPVAPAVPPVKPASGPSAPASGPVVPLVAPAGPASGPVAPAVPTSKPVVPAGPPVKPASGPSEPASGPVAPLVAPAGPAVKPTPGPVAPAESASKPVVPAGPPVKPASGPVAPAAPPVKPASGPSEPASGPVAPAGPASGPVAPVVPPVKPTPGPVAPAESASKPVVPAGQPVKPTSGPVGPAVPPFKPVVPAVPQVKSAAPSESTSGSVIPAGPTPASLLPAVPLVKSTSPSAPVTPAVPASQPVTPGLAPAVKPLPPSSPVSAPVAPAGPTSGPVPPPMTAAGAASKPMPPVTSTSCSVASGPMAPLLGPISGLVLPDSCPLASAVPVPMAPAGLAPKSLTPAVPPVKSTSPLASASGPVAPAGPSSCPVASPLVPISGPAIPTVVPAGVVSVALTSAPITSPGAPSVPASSPVPSTMSPMVAVSGSLPPVASVIPPGTLAMTSLIASPVSSAAPSPPAPLTLATPGPISAPKSPAVPVGSAASVSSAGDVVPPQKTASLPLVPADRSVSAPAASSLPASPAPPPASPAPPPASPVKKLTPKPLPVSSTSGVASEMPPKPPTPASAIIEDDELPPLIPPEVPAGEPPLQPVLVDFSPKPAVALAEVPATAPLPPLPAKQPALKNDKGSGTESDSDESVPELEEQDSTQATTQQAQLAAAAEIDEEPVSKAKQSRSEKKARKAMSKLGLRQVTGVTRVTIRKSKNILFVITKPDVYKSPASDTYIVFGEAKIEDLSQQAQLAAAEKFKVQGEAVSNIQENTQTPTVQEESEEEEVDETGVEVKDIELVMSQANVSRAKAVRALKNNSNDIVNAIMELTM; encoded by the exons GTGGCCCCAGCAGGGCCTGCTTCTGGCCCTGTGGCCCCAGCAGTGCCAACATCTAAACCAGTGGTCCCTGCAGGGCCACCAGTGAAAC CTGCTTCTGGCCCTTCAGAACCTGCCTCTGGCCCTGTGGCCCCTCTTGTGGCCCCAGCAGGGCCTG CTGTGAAACCCACTCCTGGTCCTGTGGCCCCCGCAGAGTCTGCATCTAAACCAGTGGTCCCTGCAGGGCCACCAGTGAAACCTGCTTCTGGCCCTGTGGCCCCAGCAGCGCCACCTGTGAAACCTGCTTCTGGCCCTTCAGAACCTGCCTCTGGCCCTGTGGCCCCAGCAGGGCCTGCTTCTGGTCCTGTGGCTCCAGTAGTGCCACCTGTGAAACCCACTCCTGGTCCTGTGGCCCCCGCAGAGTCTGCATCTAAACCAGTGGTCCCTGCAGGGCAACCTGTGAAACCTACTTCTGGCCCTGTAGGCCCAGCAGTGCCTCCATTTAAACCTGTGGTGCCTGCAGTGCCTCAAGTGAAATCTGCTGCCCCTTCAGAATCTACTTCTGGTTCTGTAATCCCAGCAGGGCCTACTCCTGCATCTTTGTTACCTGCAGTGCCACTTGTGAAATCTACTTCTCCTTCAGCACCTGTAACCCCAGCAGTACCTGCTTCCCAGCCTGtgactcctggcttggctc CTGCAGTGaaacctcttcctccttcatctcctgtttCTGCCCCTGTGGCTCCAGCAGGACCCACTTCTGGCCCCGTACCCCCTCCTATGACCGCAGCAGGGGCTGCATCTAAACCAATGCCCCCTGTGACGTCCACTTCTTGCTCTGTGGCTTCTGGTCCCATGGCTCCTCTTTTGGGACCTATCTCTGGTCTTGTGCTTCCTGATTCCTGCCCATTAGCTTCAGCAGTGCCTGTTCCTATGGCCCCAGCAGGACTGGCTCCTAAATCACTGACACCTGCAGTGCCACCCGTGAAATCTACTTCTCCTTTGGCATCTGCTTCAGGCCCTGTGGCCCCAGCAGGACCTTCTTCTTGTCCTGTAGCTTCTCCTTTAGTACCCATTTCTGGACCTGCAATCCCGACTGTAGTCCCAGCAGGGGTTGTTTCTGTGGCATTGACTTCTGCCCCCATAACTTCTCCTGGGGCCCCATCAGTGCCTGCTTCTAGCCCTGTACCCTCTACAATGTCCCCTATGGTTGCTGTTTCTGGGTCTCTTCCTCCAGTAGCATCTGTTATCCCTCCTGGCACTTTGGCCATGACTTCCCTAATAGCTTCTCCGGTGTCATCTGCTGCCccatctcctcctgctcctcttacTCTGGCAACCCCTGGCCCTATCTCCGCCCCCAAATCACCAGCTGTCCCTGTTGGCTCTGCTGCTTCAGTCTCCTCTGCCGGGGACGTGGTGCCTCCACAGAAAACAGCATCTTTGCCTCTTGTGCCTGCTGATCGCTCTGTTTCTGCCCCAGCTGCAAGCAGTCTCCCTGCTTCCCCTGCACCACCTCCTGCTTCCCCTGCACCACCTCCTGCTTCCCCTGTGAAAAAGCTAACTCCTAAGCCATTGCCAGTTTCATCTACATCTGGCGTAGCATCAGAAATGCCACccaaaccccccacccctgcctctgCTATCATTGAAGACGACGAGCTGCCACCTCTGATCCCTCCAGAGGTGCCTGCTGGGGAGCCACCTCTGCAGCCAGTCCTGGTGGATTTCTCTCCTAAACCCGCTGTGGCTCTTGCTGAGGTCCCAGcaactgctcctcttcctcctcttcctgccaaACAGCCTGCCCTGAAGAATGACAAGG GGTCTGGAACAGAATCCGACAGTGATGAATCAGTGCCAGAACTTGAAGAACAAGACTCCACGCAGGCCACGACACAGCAGGCACAG CTTGCAGCAGCAGCTGAAATAGATGAAGAACCAGTTAGCAAAGCAAAACAGAGCAGGAGTGAAAAGAAAGCACGGAAG GCAATGTCCAAGCTTGGCCTTCGTCAAGTCACAGGTGTAACCAGGGTTACTATTCGGAAATCCAAAAACATCCTGTTTGTCATCACCAAGCCAGATGTATACAAAAGTCCTGCATCAGATACCTATATAGTCTTTGGCGAAGCAAAG ATTGAAGATCTGTCACAGCAAGCACAGCTGGCTGCTGCTGAGAAATTCAAAGTGCAAGGAGAAGCCGTTTCAAACATTCAGGAAAACACACAAACTCCCACTGTACAAGAGGAAAGCGAAGAGGAGGAG GTTGACGAGACTGGCGTTGAAGTAAAAGACATCGAGTTAGTGATGTCCCAAGCGAATGTTTCCCGGGCAAAAGCCGTCCGTGCCCTGAAGAATAACAGTAATGATATCGTAAATGCTATAATG GAATTGACGATGTAG
- the NACA gene encoding nascent polypeptide-associated complex subunit alpha isoform X8, whose translation MPPVKPPSSPVAPPATKPVAPTGPPIKPASPSAPASSPVVPPRAPAIPPIKPASPSAPASGPVAPAVPPVKPASGPSAPASGPVVPLVAPAGPASGPVAPAVPTSKPVVPAGPPVKPASGPSEPASGPVAPLVAPAGPAVKPTPGPVAPAESASKPVVPAGPPVKPASGPVAPAAPPVKPASGPSEPASGPVAPAGPASGPVAPVVPPVKPTPGPVAPAESASKPVVPAGQPVKPTSGPVGPAVPPFKPVVPAVPQVKSAAPSESTSGSVIPAGPTPASLLPAVPLVKSTSPSAPVTPAVPASQPVTPGLAPAVKPLPPSSPVSAPVAPAGPTSGPVPPPMTAAGAASKPMPPVTSTSCSVASGPMAPLLGPISGLVLPDSCPLASAVPVPMAPAGLAPKSLTPAVPPVKSTSPLASASGPVAPAGPSSCPVASPLVPISGPAIPTVVPAGVVSVALTSAPITSPGAPSVPASSPVPSTMSPMVAVSGSLPPVASVIPPGTLAMTSLIASPVSSAAPSPPAPLTLATPGPISAPKSPAVPVGSAASVSSAGDVVPPQKTASLPLVPADRSVSAPAASSLPASPAPPPASPAPPPASPVKKLTPKPLPVSSTSGVASEMPPKPPTPASAIIEDDELPPLIPPEVPAGEPPLQPVLVDFSPKPAVALAEVPATAPLPPLPAKQPALKNDKGSGTESDSDESVPELEEQDSTQATTQQAQLAAAAEIDEEPVSKAKQSRSEKKARKAMSKLGLRQVTGVTRVTIRKSKNILFVITKPDVYKSPASDTYIVFGEAKIEDLSQQAQLAAAEKFKVQGEAVSNIQENTQTPTVQEESEEEEVDETGVEVKDIELVMSQANVSRAKAVRALKNNSNDIVNAIMELTM comes from the exons GTGGCCCCAGCAGGGCCTGCTTCTGGCCCTGTGGCCCCAGCAGTGCCAACATCTAAACCAGTGGTCCCTGCAGGGCCACCAGTGAAAC CTGCTTCTGGCCCTTCAGAACCTGCCTCTGGCCCTGTGGCCCCTCTTGTGGCCCCAGCAGGGCCTG CTGTGAAACCCACTCCTGGTCCTGTGGCCCCCGCAGAGTCTGCATCTAAACCAGTGGTCCCTGCAGGGCCACCAGTGAAACCTGCTTCTGGCCCTGTGGCCCCAGCAGCGCCACCTGTGAAACCTGCTTCTGGCCCTTCAGAACCTGCCTCTGGCCCTGTGGCCCCAGCAGGGCCTGCTTCTGGTCCTGTGGCTCCAGTAGTGCCACCTGTGAAACCCACTCCTGGTCCTGTGGCCCCCGCAGAGTCTGCATCTAAACCAGTGGTCCCTGCAGGGCAACCTGTGAAACCTACTTCTGGCCCTGTAGGCCCAGCAGTGCCTCCATTTAAACCTGTGGTGCCTGCAGTGCCTCAAGTGAAATCTGCTGCCCCTTCAGAATCTACTTCTGGTTCTGTAATCCCAGCAGGGCCTACTCCTGCATCTTTGTTACCTGCAGTGCCACTTGTGAAATCTACTTCTCCTTCAGCACCTGTAACCCCAGCAGTACCTGCTTCCCAGCCTGtgactcctggcttggctc CTGCAGTGaaacctcttcctccttcatctcctgtttCTGCCCCTGTGGCTCCAGCAGGACCCACTTCTGGCCCCGTACCCCCTCCTATGACCGCAGCAGGGGCTGCATCTAAACCAATGCCCCCTGTGACGTCCACTTCTTGCTCTGTGGCTTCTGGTCCCATGGCTCCTCTTTTGGGACCTATCTCTGGTCTTGTGCTTCCTGATTCCTGCCCATTAGCTTCAGCAGTGCCTGTTCCTATGGCCCCAGCAGGACTGGCTCCTAAATCACTGACACCTGCAGTGCCACCCGTGAAATCTACTTCTCCTTTGGCATCTGCTTCAGGCCCTGTGGCCCCAGCAGGACCTTCTTCTTGTCCTGTAGCTTCTCCTTTAGTACCCATTTCTGGACCTGCAATCCCGACTGTAGTCCCAGCAGGGGTTGTTTCTGTGGCATTGACTTCTGCCCCCATAACTTCTCCTGGGGCCCCATCAGTGCCTGCTTCTAGCCCTGTACCCTCTACAATGTCCCCTATGGTTGCTGTTTCTGGGTCTCTTCCTCCAGTAGCATCTGTTATCCCTCCTGGCACTTTGGCCATGACTTCCCTAATAGCTTCTCCGGTGTCATCTGCTGCCccatctcctcctgctcctcttacTCTGGCAACCCCTGGCCCTATCTCCGCCCCCAAATCACCAGCTGTCCCTGTTGGCTCTGCTGCTTCAGTCTCCTCTGCCGGGGACGTGGTGCCTCCACAGAAAACAGCATCTTTGCCTCTTGTGCCTGCTGATCGCTCTGTTTCTGCCCCAGCTGCAAGCAGTCTCCCTGCTTCCCCTGCACCACCTCCTGCTTCCCCTGCACCACCTCCTGCTTCCCCTGTGAAAAAGCTAACTCCTAAGCCATTGCCAGTTTCATCTACATCTGGCGTAGCATCAGAAATGCCACccaaaccccccacccctgcctctgCTATCATTGAAGACGACGAGCTGCCACCTCTGATCCCTCCAGAGGTGCCTGCTGGGGAGCCACCTCTGCAGCCAGTCCTGGTGGATTTCTCTCCTAAACCCGCTGTGGCTCTTGCTGAGGTCCCAGcaactgctcctcttcctcctcttcctgccaaACAGCCTGCCCTGAAGAATGACAAGG GGTCTGGAACAGAATCCGACAGTGATGAATCAGTGCCAGAACTTGAAGAACAAGACTCCACGCAGGCCACGACACAGCAGGCACAG CTTGCAGCAGCAGCTGAAATAGATGAAGAACCAGTTAGCAAAGCAAAACAGAGCAGGAGTGAAAAGAAAGCACGGAAG GCAATGTCCAAGCTTGGCCTTCGTCAAGTCACAGGTGTAACCAGGGTTACTATTCGGAAATCCAAAAACATCCTGTTTGTCATCACCAAGCCAGATGTATACAAAAGTCCTGCATCAGATACCTATATAGTCTTTGGCGAAGCAAAG ATTGAAGATCTGTCACAGCAAGCACAGCTGGCTGCTGCTGAGAAATTCAAAGTGCAAGGAGAAGCCGTTTCAAACATTCAGGAAAACACACAAACTCCCACTGTACAAGAGGAAAGCGAAGAGGAGGAG GTTGACGAGACTGGCGTTGAAGTAAAAGACATCGAGTTAGTGATGTCCCAAGCGAATGTTTCCCGGGCAAAAGCCGTCCGTGCCCTGAAGAATAACAGTAATGATATCGTAAATGCTATAATG GAATTGACGATGTAG
- the NACA gene encoding nascent polypeptide-associated complex subunit alpha isoform X11 yields MPPIKPASPSAPASGPVAPAVPPVKPASGPSAPASGPVVPLVAPAGPASGPVAPAVPTSKPVVPAGPPVKPASGPSEPASGPVAPLVAPAGPAVKPTPGPVAPAESASKPVVPAGPPVKPASGPVAPAAPPVKPASGPSEPASGPVAPAGPASGPVAPVVPPVKPTPGPVAPAESASKPVVPAGQPVKPTSGPVGPAVPPFKPVVPAVPQVKSAAPSESTSGSVIPAGPTPASLLPAVPLVKSTSPSAPVTPAVPASQPVTPGLAPAVKPLPPSSPVSAPVAPAGPTSGPVPPPMTAAGAASKPMPPVTSTSCSVASGPMAPLLGPISGLVLPDSCPLASAVPVPMAPAGLAPKSLTPAVPPVKSTSPLASASGPVAPAGPSSCPVASPLVPISGPAIPTVVPAGVVSVALTSAPITSPGAPSVPASSPVPSTMSPMVAVSGSLPPVASVIPPGTLAMTSLIASPVSSAAPSPPAPLTLATPGPISAPKSPAVPVGSAASVSSAGDVVPPQKTASLPLVPADRSVSAPAASSLPASPAPPPASPAPPPASPVKKLTPKPLPVSSTSGVASEMPPKPPTPASAIIEDDELPPLIPPEVPAGEPPLQPVLVDFSPKPAVALAEVPATAPLPPLPAKQPALKNDKGSGTESDSDESVPELEEQDSTQATTQQAQLAAAAEIDEEPVSKAKQSRSEKKARKAMSKLGLRQVTGVTRVTIRKSKNILFVITKPDVYKSPASDTYIVFGEAKIEDLSQQAQLAAAEKFKVQGEAVSNIQENTQTPTVQEESEEEEVDETGVEVKDIELVMSQANVSRAKAVRALKNNSNDIVNAIMELTM; encoded by the exons GTGGCCCCAGCAGGGCCTGCTTCTGGCCCTGTGGCCCCAGCAGTGCCAACATCTAAACCAGTGGTCCCTGCAGGGCCACCAGTGAAAC CTGCTTCTGGCCCTTCAGAACCTGCCTCTGGCCCTGTGGCCCCTCTTGTGGCCCCAGCAGGGCCTG CTGTGAAACCCACTCCTGGTCCTGTGGCCCCCGCAGAGTCTGCATCTAAACCAGTGGTCCCTGCAGGGCCACCAGTGAAACCTGCTTCTGGCCCTGTGGCCCCAGCAGCGCCACCTGTGAAACCTGCTTCTGGCCCTTCAGAACCTGCCTCTGGCCCTGTGGCCCCAGCAGGGCCTGCTTCTGGTCCTGTGGCTCCAGTAGTGCCACCTGTGAAACCCACTCCTGGTCCTGTGGCCCCCGCAGAGTCTGCATCTAAACCAGTGGTCCCTGCAGGGCAACCTGTGAAACCTACTTCTGGCCCTGTAGGCCCAGCAGTGCCTCCATTTAAACCTGTGGTGCCTGCAGTGCCTCAAGTGAAATCTGCTGCCCCTTCAGAATCTACTTCTGGTTCTGTAATCCCAGCAGGGCCTACTCCTGCATCTTTGTTACCTGCAGTGCCACTTGTGAAATCTACTTCTCCTTCAGCACCTGTAACCCCAGCAGTACCTGCTTCCCAGCCTGtgactcctggcttggctc CTGCAGTGaaacctcttcctccttcatctcctgtttCTGCCCCTGTGGCTCCAGCAGGACCCACTTCTGGCCCCGTACCCCCTCCTATGACCGCAGCAGGGGCTGCATCTAAACCAATGCCCCCTGTGACGTCCACTTCTTGCTCTGTGGCTTCTGGTCCCATGGCTCCTCTTTTGGGACCTATCTCTGGTCTTGTGCTTCCTGATTCCTGCCCATTAGCTTCAGCAGTGCCTGTTCCTATGGCCCCAGCAGGACTGGCTCCTAAATCACTGACACCTGCAGTGCCACCCGTGAAATCTACTTCTCCTTTGGCATCTGCTTCAGGCCCTGTGGCCCCAGCAGGACCTTCTTCTTGTCCTGTAGCTTCTCCTTTAGTACCCATTTCTGGACCTGCAATCCCGACTGTAGTCCCAGCAGGGGTTGTTTCTGTGGCATTGACTTCTGCCCCCATAACTTCTCCTGGGGCCCCATCAGTGCCTGCTTCTAGCCCTGTACCCTCTACAATGTCCCCTATGGTTGCTGTTTCTGGGTCTCTTCCTCCAGTAGCATCTGTTATCCCTCCTGGCACTTTGGCCATGACTTCCCTAATAGCTTCTCCGGTGTCATCTGCTGCCccatctcctcctgctcctcttacTCTGGCAACCCCTGGCCCTATCTCCGCCCCCAAATCACCAGCTGTCCCTGTTGGCTCTGCTGCTTCAGTCTCCTCTGCCGGGGACGTGGTGCCTCCACAGAAAACAGCATCTTTGCCTCTTGTGCCTGCTGATCGCTCTGTTTCTGCCCCAGCTGCAAGCAGTCTCCCTGCTTCCCCTGCACCACCTCCTGCTTCCCCTGCACCACCTCCTGCTTCCCCTGTGAAAAAGCTAACTCCTAAGCCATTGCCAGTTTCATCTACATCTGGCGTAGCATCAGAAATGCCACccaaaccccccacccctgcctctgCTATCATTGAAGACGACGAGCTGCCACCTCTGATCCCTCCAGAGGTGCCTGCTGGGGAGCCACCTCTGCAGCCAGTCCTGGTGGATTTCTCTCCTAAACCCGCTGTGGCTCTTGCTGAGGTCCCAGcaactgctcctcttcctcctcttcctgccaaACAGCCTGCCCTGAAGAATGACAAGG GGTCTGGAACAGAATCCGACAGTGATGAATCAGTGCCAGAACTTGAAGAACAAGACTCCACGCAGGCCACGACACAGCAGGCACAG CTTGCAGCAGCAGCTGAAATAGATGAAGAACCAGTTAGCAAAGCAAAACAGAGCAGGAGTGAAAAGAAAGCACGGAAG GCAATGTCCAAGCTTGGCCTTCGTCAAGTCACAGGTGTAACCAGGGTTACTATTCGGAAATCCAAAAACATCCTGTTTGTCATCACCAAGCCAGATGTATACAAAAGTCCTGCATCAGATACCTATATAGTCTTTGGCGAAGCAAAG ATTGAAGATCTGTCACAGCAAGCACAGCTGGCTGCTGCTGAGAAATTCAAAGTGCAAGGAGAAGCCGTTTCAAACATTCAGGAAAACACACAAACTCCCACTGTACAAGAGGAAAGCGAAGAGGAGGAG GTTGACGAGACTGGCGTTGAAGTAAAAGACATCGAGTTAGTGATGTCCCAAGCGAATGTTTCCCGGGCAAAAGCCGTCCGTGCCCTGAAGAATAACAGTAATGATATCGTAAATGCTATAATG GAATTGACGATGTAG
- the NACA gene encoding nascent polypeptide-associated complex subunit alpha isoform X7 — protein sequence MPPVKPPSSPVAPPATKPVAPTGPPIKPASPSAPASSPVVPPRAPAIPPVKPASPSAPASGPVAPAVPPVKPASGPSAPASGPVVPLVAPAGPASGPVAPAVPTSKPVVPAGPPVKPASGPSEPASGPVAPLVAPAGPAVKPTPGPVAPAESASKPVVPAGPPVKPASGPVAPAAPPVKPASGPSEPASGPVAPAGPASGPVAPVVPPVKPTPGPVAPAESASKPVVPAGQPVKPTSGPVGPAVPPFKPVVPAVPQVKSAAPSESTSGSVIPAGPTPASLLPAVPLVKSTSPSAPVTPAVPASQPVTPGLAPAVKPLPPSSPVSAPVAPAGPTSGPVPPPMTAAGAASKPMPPVTSTSCSVASGPMAPLLGPISGLVLPDSCPLASAVPVPMAPAGLAPKSLTPAVPPVKSTSPLASASGPVAPAGPSSCPVASPLVPISGPAIPTVVPAGVVSVALTSAPITSPGAPSVPASSPVPSTMSPMVAVSGSLPPVASVIPPGTLAMTSLIASPVSSAAPSPPAPLTLATPGPISAPKSPAVPVGSAASVSSAGDVVPPQKTASLPLVPADRSVSAPAASSLPASPAPPPASPAPPPASPVKKLTPKPLPVSSTSGVASEMPPKPPTPASAIIEDDELPPLIPPEVPAGEPPLQPVLVDFSPKPAVALAEVPATAPLPPLPAKQPALKNDKGSGTESDSDESVPELEEQDSTQATTQQAQLAAAAEIDEEPVSKAKQSRSEKKARKAMSKLGLRQVTGVTRVTIRKSKNILFVITKPDVYKSPASDTYIVFGEAKIEDLSQQAQLAAAEKFKVQGEAVSNIQENTQTPTVQEESEEEEVDETGVEVKDIELVMSQANVSRAKAVRALKNNSNDIVNAIMELTM from the exons GTGGCCCCAGCAGGGCCTGCTTCTGGCCCTGTGGCCCCAGCAGTGCCAACATCTAAACCAGTGGTCCCTGCAGGGCCACCAGTGAAAC CTGCTTCTGGCCCTTCAGAACCTGCCTCTGGCCCTGTGGCCCCTCTTGTGGCCCCAGCAGGGCCTG CTGTGAAACCCACTCCTGGTCCTGTGGCCCCCGCAGAGTCTGCATCTAAACCAGTGGTCCCTGCAGGGCCACCAGTGAAACCTGCTTCTGGCCCTGTGGCCCCAGCAGCGCCACCTGTGAAACCTGCTTCTGGCCCTTCAGAACCTGCCTCTGGCCCTGTGGCCCCAGCAGGGCCTGCTTCTGGTCCTGTGGCTCCAGTAGTGCCACCTGTGAAACCCACTCCTGGTCCTGTGGCCCCCGCAGAGTCTGCATCTAAACCAGTGGTCCCTGCAGGGCAACCTGTGAAACCTACTTCTGGCCCTGTAGGCCCAGCAGTGCCTCCATTTAAACCTGTGGTGCCTGCAGTGCCTCAAGTGAAATCTGCTGCCCCTTCAGAATCTACTTCTGGTTCTGTAATCCCAGCAGGGCCTACTCCTGCATCTTTGTTACCTGCAGTGCCACTTGTGAAATCTACTTCTCCTTCAGCACCTGTAACCCCAGCAGTACCTGCTTCCCAGCCTGtgactcctggcttggctc CTGCAGTGaaacctcttcctccttcatctcctgtttCTGCCCCTGTGGCTCCAGCAGGACCCACTTCTGGCCCCGTACCCCCTCCTATGACCGCAGCAGGGGCTGCATCTAAACCAATGCCCCCTGTGACGTCCACTTCTTGCTCTGTGGCTTCTGGTCCCATGGCTCCTCTTTTGGGACCTATCTCTGGTCTTGTGCTTCCTGATTCCTGCCCATTAGCTTCAGCAGTGCCTGTTCCTATGGCCCCAGCAGGACTGGCTCCTAAATCACTGACACCTGCAGTGCCACCCGTGAAATCTACTTCTCCTTTGGCATCTGCTTCAGGCCCTGTGGCCCCAGCAGGACCTTCTTCTTGTCCTGTAGCTTCTCCTTTAGTACCCATTTCTGGACCTGCAATCCCGACTGTAGTCCCAGCAGGGGTTGTTTCTGTGGCATTGACTTCTGCCCCCATAACTTCTCCTGGGGCCCCATCAGTGCCTGCTTCTAGCCCTGTACCCTCTACAATGTCCCCTATGGTTGCTGTTTCTGGGTCTCTTCCTCCAGTAGCATCTGTTATCCCTCCTGGCACTTTGGCCATGACTTCCCTAATAGCTTCTCCGGTGTCATCTGCTGCCccatctcctcctgctcctcttacTCTGGCAACCCCTGGCCCTATCTCCGCCCCCAAATCACCAGCTGTCCCTGTTGGCTCTGCTGCTTCAGTCTCCTCTGCCGGGGACGTGGTGCCTCCACAGAAAACAGCATCTTTGCCTCTTGTGCCTGCTGATCGCTCTGTTTCTGCCCCAGCTGCAAGCAGTCTCCCTGCTTCCCCTGCACCACCTCCTGCTTCCCCTGCACCACCTCCTGCTTCCCCTGTGAAAAAGCTAACTCCTAAGCCATTGCCAGTTTCATCTACATCTGGCGTAGCATCAGAAATGCCACccaaaccccccacccctgcctctgCTATCATTGAAGACGACGAGCTGCCACCTCTGATCCCTCCAGAGGTGCCTGCTGGGGAGCCACCTCTGCAGCCAGTCCTGGTGGATTTCTCTCCTAAACCCGCTGTGGCTCTTGCTGAGGTCCCAGcaactgctcctcttcctcctcttcctgccaaACAGCCTGCCCTGAAGAATGACAAGG GGTCTGGAACAGAATCCGACAGTGATGAATCAGTGCCAGAACTTGAAGAACAAGACTCCACGCAGGCCACGACACAGCAGGCACAG CTTGCAGCAGCAGCTGAAATAGATGAAGAACCAGTTAGCAAAGCAAAACAGAGCAGGAGTGAAAAGAAAGCACGGAAG GCAATGTCCAAGCTTGGCCTTCGTCAAGTCACAGGTGTAACCAGGGTTACTATTCGGAAATCCAAAAACATCCTGTTTGTCATCACCAAGCCAGATGTATACAAAAGTCCTGCATCAGATACCTATATAGTCTTTGGCGAAGCAAAG ATTGAAGATCTGTCACAGCAAGCACAGCTGGCTGCTGCTGAGAAATTCAAAGTGCAAGGAGAAGCCGTTTCAAACATTCAGGAAAACACACAAACTCCCACTGTACAAGAGGAAAGCGAAGAGGAGGAG GTTGACGAGACTGGCGTTGAAGTAAAAGACATCGAGTTAGTGATGTCCCAAGCGAATGTTTCCCGGGCAAAAGCCGTCCGTGCCCTGAAGAATAACAGTAATGATATCGTAAATGCTATAATG GAATTGACGATGTAG